CCCGGTCCCACGTCTCCTGGCGAATCGACCCGGTGCGTGCCGCGCTGCTGATCCATGACATGCAGAACCACTTCGTCGGCGTGTTCCCCACGGGCCGCTCTCCTGTGGTGGAACTCGTCGACAACATAGCGACGCTCCGAGAGCTGGCGTCGACGCTGGACATGCCCGTCATCTTCAGCGCGGAGCCGGCCGGTCAGGCGCCGGGGCAGCGCGGACTCGTCGCCGACATGTGGGGGCCCGGGATCGGGGACGAGCCGGGCGCCGCCGCGATCGTCTCGCCCCTCACGCCCCGCCCCGGCGAACACCTGCTGTCGAACGTGCGCCACAACGCCTTCCTGCGCAGCCATCTCGGCAGGCTGCTGCGGTCGAAGGGCCGTGATCAGCTGATCGTCTGCGGGGTGTACGCGCACCTCGGGGTCCTCCTGACCGCGGCGGACGCCTTCATGAACGACATCCAGCCGTTCGTCGTCGCCGACGCGGTCGCCGACCTCTCCGCCGAGGAACACACGCTGGCCCTCCGCTGGGCCGCACGCAGCGGGATGGTCTGCACGACAGACGGTCTGCTGCGCGGCCTTCTCCTGCACAGGGAGCCGAAGAACGCGTGATCCGGCCATCACCACATCCCCGAGAACCACATCCCCGAGAACCAGACCCCCCACGGGAAGCACACCCCCCACGAGAGACGGAGACCATGACAGTACGGGCCGCGGTGGCCGGAGCCAGTGGCTACGCCGGCGGGGAGATCCTCCGCCTGCTGGTCTCGCATCCGGAGGTCGAGATCGGCGCGGTGACCGCGCACAGCAGCGCGGGGCGGCGACTCGGCGACGTACAACCGCACCTTGCCGCCGTCGCGGACCGGGTCCTCGTGGAGACGTCGGCCGAGTCGCTGCGGGGACATGACGTGGTGTTCCTCGCGCTGCCGCACGGCCAGTCCGCCGCACTGGCACAGCAGTTGGAACCGGGCACCCTCGTCGTGGACTGCGGGGCCGACTTCCGGCTGCGCGAGGCGGAGGACTGGCAGCGGTTCTACGGCTCCCCGCACGCCGGTACGTGGCCCTACGGGCTGCCCGAACTGCCCGGCGCCCGGGACGAGCTGAAGGGGACCGACCGGGTCGCCGTGCCGGGCTGCTACCCGACAGCGGTGACCCTCGCCCTGTACCCGGCCTTCCAGGCGGGCCTGGTGGAACCGGAGGCCGTCGTCGTCGCGGCCAGCGGCACGTCGGGGGCCGGGCGAGTGGCCAAGCCGCATCTCGTCGGTTCCGAGGTGATGGGCTCGATGACGCCCTACGGAGTCGGTGGCGGCCACCGGCACACGCCCGAACTGACGCAGAACCTGTCACGCGTCGCGGGCGAGCGCGTGACAGTGTCCTTCACACCGACCCTGGCACCGATGCCGCGCGGCATCCTCGCCACTTGCTCGGCACGCCTGCGTCCGGAACGAGCGGCCGACACCAACACCGGCACCAGCACAGGCGCCAGAACCGGCGCTGGCACCGACCCACACACCACACCGGACGACATGAGCGCCCTCGAGCAGGCGGTGCGTTCCGCGTACGAGAACGCCTACGCCGACGAGCCCTTCGTACGTCTGCTGCCGCCCGGCACCTGGCCCTCCACCGCCGCCGTCCTCGGGTCCAACACCGCGCAGGTGCAGGTGACCGTCGACCCGGTCGCACGTCGGCTCGTCTGCGTCAGCGCGATCGACAACCTGACCAAGGGCACCGCGGGTGGTGCGGTGCAGAGCATGAACATCGCCCTCGGCCTCCCCGAAGGGGCGGGTCTGCCCATGAACGGAGTGGCTCCGTGAGCGTGACCGCTGCCCGGGGATTCACCGCGAGCGGGGTCTCCGCCGGGATCAAGGACTCCGGGGCACCGGACCTGGCCCTGGTGGTGAACCGGGGCCCGTCGTACGCGGCGGCCGCGGTGTTCACCTCCAACCGGGTGCAGGCCGCGCCCGTGCGCTGGTCTCGGCGTGTGATCGGCGACGGCGCGCTGGCCGCCGTCGTCCTCAACTCCGGTGGCGCCAACGCCTGTACGGGCCCTGCGGGTGAGGACGACGCCCGCGCGATGGCCGAGCGCACGGCTCGGGCCCTGCGCGTCGAGGCCGAGCAGGTCGCGGTGTGCTCCACGGGACTCATCGGCGTCCCGCTGCCCATGGACCGGGTGACGGCAGGCATCGACGCCGCCGCCGCGGAGCTGTCGGAGGACGGCGGCGAGGCCGCGGCGATCGCGATCAAGACGACCGACTCGGTGCACAAGACGGCGGTCGCGTCCGGCTCCGGTCCCGCCTCCGGCCCCCGCTCCGGTTCTGGCCCCGGCCCCGGCTGGACCGTGGGCGGCATGGCGAAGGGCGCGGGCATGCTGGCCCCCGGTCTCGCGACGATGCTGGTGGTCCTCACCACGGACGCCGACGTCAGTGCCCCGACGCTCGACTCCGCGCTCCGGCAGGCGGTGCGCACCACCTTCGACCGAGTGGACTCGGACGGCTGCATGTCCACCAACGACACCGTCCTGCTGCTCGCCTCGGGCGCCTCGGGGGTGCGCCCGGACCCGGCCGAGTTCGCGGAGGCCGTGCACGGCGTCTGCCTCGACCTGGCGCTCCGGCTCGTCGCGGACGCGGAGGGCGCGTCGAAGGAGATCAAGGTACGGGTGGTCGGCGCGGCGTCGGAGCAGGACGCCGTCACGGTGGGCCGGTCGATCGCACGGAACAACCTCCTCAAGTGCGCCCTGCACGGCGAGGATCCGAACTGGGGCCGGGTGTTGTCGGCGATCGGCACGACCTCCGCGGTCTTCGACCCGGACCGCCTGGACGTGTCGATCAACGGCGTCCAGGTGTGCAGGGACGGTGCGGCCGGTGAGCCGCGGGACAAGGTGGACCTCTCGGGGCGCGCGGTGACGGTCACCGTCGACCTGCGCTCCGGGGACGCGTCGGCGACGATCTGGACGAATGATCTGACCGCTGCGTACGTCCACGAGAACAGCGCGTACAGCTCGTGAACGGAGTAGGGGCACACATGCGAACGGCCGTCAGGGAGCAGGAGTCCGAGGACGGGGAGGCTCTTCTCCGCGCGGAAGGCATGCAAGGCAGCGTCGTCGTCGTGAAGTTCGGCGGGCACGCCATGGTGGACGCGGATCTGCAGCGGGCGTTCGCCCGGGACGTCGTGGAGCTGTGGCAGGCCGGACTGCGCCCCGTCGTCGTCCACGGAGGCGGACCCCAGATCAACGCGATGCTCGACCGCCTCGGCCTGGAGACCCGGTTCGCGGCGGGCCTGCGGGTGACCACTCCGGAGACGATGGAGGTGGTCCGCATGGTGCTGACCGGCCGGGTCCAGCGGGAGCTGGTCGGCCACATCAACGCCCACGGTCCCTTCGCCGTCGGCATGACGGGCGAGGACGCGCACACGATGACGGCCGTGCGGCGGGCCGCCTGGGTGGACGACCGGCCGGTGGACATAGGCCTCGTCGGGGACATCGTGAAGGTGAACCCCGGGACCGTGCGCGCGCTCCTGGAGCAGGGCCACATCCCGGTCGTCTCCCCCGTGGCACGCGGCGAGGACGGGCAGGTCTACAACGTCAACGCCGACCTCGCCGCGTCGGCGCTGGCCGTGGCCCTCGACGCCGAACGCCTGGTGATGCTCACGGACGTCGAGGGTCTGTACGCGGACTGGCCGCGCAGCACCGAGGTGATCGAGCGTCTGACGGCCGACGCGCTGGACGAGCTGCTGCCCGGGCTCGCGAGCGGGATGCTGCCGAAGATGGAGGGCTGCCTGCGGGCCGTCCGCGGTGGCGTGCGCAAGGCTCACGTGCTCGACGGCCGGGTGCGGCACGCGGTGCTGAGCGGCGTACTCGGCGAGACGAGTCCCGGCACGACCGTGGTGCCCGACGAGGAGGCCGCGACCCCTCACGAGGGCGCCGAACACGACGAGTGCACCGTCTGACCGGCGCCCACGAAGTGAGACCGGCACCCACGAAAACTCCCGCCCCGGGACGTGATCCGGGGCGGGAGCAGCGGCGATGCGGGAGCAACGTCGGGGCGGGAGCGGCGTCAGTGACGCGGAATCGCCGTGGCGTCGGACCTCACAGACTCCGCGCGAGTATCTGCGCGTTGCGCCGCGGATCGAGGGAGTCGGCCCACGCCCGCGGCGCCGTCCGAACGGCCGCGGGCGCGAACCCGTACCGGAGGAACAGGCCCGCCCCGCCCGTCGTCGCCGTGAAGAGGGCCCCGAGCGACTCGGCGCGCGCGACGGCCAGTACGGCGCGCATGAGACCGGCGCCCACTCCGCGGCCCTGCCGGTGCTCGGCCACGCAGAAGTTGTAGAGAACGCCCGCCGGTCCGCGGCCCTCCGCCGGGTCGGCCGGGTGCACACGCAGGCCGACGCAGCCTTCGAGGGGACCGCCGGGTACGGCCATGACGAGGAAATCGGCGGCCTGGTCGGAGTAGAGGGAGGCCGGCCTCTCGCGCAGCGCCCCCGAGCGTACGAAGGGCTGGGACAGGGCGACGAGTTCGGCGGCGTCCGACTCACGGGCCCGGCGCACGACGGGCACCCTGGCCGGCGCTCCTGCGGTGAGTTCGTGCGCGGGGAGTTCGCGCAGCGGGGCGGGGCGCGGCGTAGCCGTGATCAAGGCTGTACCTTCCTCGGTTCCACGATGGTTCCACGATCGACCTTGCGAGGTAAGGCTAGCCTTACCTAACTATCGAGTCCAGTTGGCGCGGAGTGGCCACGGAGGAAGGAACCGAAAGAGGGGCCGGAGTGACGGCGAGCCGGACAGTCGGTCCGGACACGACACCGGACACGACAAAGGCAAGAGGGGAATCCCACCTCTTGCCACTCTCAAGTTATAGCCCACAGGGGGGCTTGCGGCAAGGCCCCCTCCGTCCCGCAAAATCACTGGCCTACCCCGTTCCGCGGACATCGGAGACCCCCCTGACCAGCAGCGCGTTCAACCTGCCCGCCAACCTCTCGCCCAAGGCCGACCCGGCGCTGATCGCCGGCGACGAGCGGCACTTCGCGGCGATCGCGGAGTGCCTCGACCAGACCGTCGCGGAGCTCTCCGACCGTCTCGAGACCCTGCGCAAGGCTCCCGGCGGCATCGGCCGGGAGGCCATGGACCGCGACTCGGAGATCCACCGGGTCAGCAGTCGGCTGCGCGCCCTGCGCCGTTTCGGTCTCGACCTCTGCCTGGGACGCGTCGTCGTCTCGGACGACACCGACACCGTCACGGGCACCGACGGCGAACCGCTGTACATCGGACGTCTCGGACTCACCGACAGCGAGGGCCGCCGCCTGCTCGTCGACTGGCGTTCGCCCGCCGCCGAGCCGTTCTTCGCGGCGACCCACGCCAACCCGATGGGGCTGGCGAGCCGCCGCAGATACCGCTGGACGGGCGGCCGGATCAGCGACTACTGGGACGAGGTCTTCACCGCCGACGGCCTCGAACACCACGCCGCGCTCGACGACCAGTCCGCCTTCATCGCCAGTCTGGGCGGCAACCGTTCGGCCCGGATGCGCGATGTGCTCGGCACCATCCAGTCCGACCAGGACGCGATCATCCGCGCGGGCTCCCGGGGGGCCCTCGTCGTCGACGGCGGCCCCGGCACGGGCAAGACCGTCGTCGCCCTGCACCGTTCCGCGTACCTGCTCTACTCCGACCCGAGGCTCGGCCACGACCGCCGCGGCGGCGGGGTGCTCTTCGTCGGCCCGCACGAGCCCTACCTGGGTTACGTCGCCGACGTCCTGCCCAGCCTCGGCGAGGAGGGCGTGCAGACCTGCACCCTGCGCGACCTGGTCGCCGAGGGCGCCGCGGCCGGCCCCGAGAGCGACCCGGACGTGGCCCGGCTGAAGTCGACCGCCGACATGGTGAAGGCGATCGAGAAGGCCGTCAGGTTCTACGAGGAGCCGCCCACGGACGCGTACACGGCCTCGACGCCCTGGGCCGACGTACGGGTGAGCGCCGACGACTGGGCCGAGGCGTTCCGGGCGCCAGGTCCCGGCACGCCGCACAACGAGGCGCGGGAGCTCATCTGGGAGGAGCTGGCCACGATCCTCATGGACAAGCTCGGCCTGGGCGAGGACATGGACGAGAACGAGGCCGGCGTCTCGTCCGAGCTGTTCCTGCGCTCGCTGCGCCAGGACAGGGAGCTGGTCACGACCCTCAACCGCGCATGGCCGCTGATCGAAGCCGCGGACCTCGTGTCCGACCTGTGGACGGTCCCCGCGTACCTGCGGATGTGCGCGCCCTGGCTCGACCGGGACGAGATCGCGACGTTGCAGCGCAAGGAAGCCCCACAGGCCTGGACGGTGTCCGACCTGCCCCTGCTGGACGCCGCGCGGCAGCGGCTCGGCGACCCGGAGGCGGCGCGGCGCAAGCGGCGCCACGACGCGGCCGTCGCCGCCGAACGGGAGCGCATGTCCGGCGTCATCGACGAGATCCTCTCGGCCGCCGACTTCTCCTCGGCCGGTGACGAGAGCGAGGGCGCGGTGCGGATGCTGCGCGGCAAGGACCTCCAGGACACGCTGATCGACGAGAGCGCGCTGCCCACGGAGGACCCGGACCGGCTCGCGGGCCCCTTCGTGCACGTCGTCGTGGACGAGGCGCAGGAGCTGACCGACGCGGAGTGGCAGATGCTGCTGCTGCGCTGCCCGTCGCGGAGTTTCACCATCGTCGGCGACCGTGCCCAGGCAAGGCACGGCTTCACCGAGTCGTGGGTGGAGCGGCTGGAGCGGGCCGGCATCGACCGGGTCACGATGGCCGCGCTGAGCATCAACTACCGCACGCCGGAGGAGGTCATGACGGAGGCCGAGCCGGTCATCCGTGCCGAGATCCCCGACGCCAACGTCCCGACGTCCATCCGCGGCAGCGGCATTCCCGTCACCCACGGGTCGGTCGCCGAACTGGACTCGGTCCTCGGCACCTGGCTCGACGAGCACGCCGACGGCGTCGCCTGCGTCATCGGCGACCGGGTCTTCCACGAGAAGTTCCAGGAGCGGTGCGAGGCGCCGTCACGCGTACGGTCGCTGACTCCCGAGCTGTCGAAGGGGCTCGAGTTCGACCTGGTCGTCCTCGTCGACCCGGAGACGTTCGGCGAGGGCGTCGAAGGCGCGGTCGACCGCTATGTGGCGATGACCCGCGCGACGCAGCGACTCGTGATCCTCACGAGCCGTTGACGCTCCGCCACCTCGCTCACGACCCCGTCTCGCGCCCCTCCACGTACGTCGCCACCACCTCGATGTCGCCGATACGTGACGTGTCGACACGTCGAGGGTCGTCCCCGAGCACCACCAGGTCGGCGTACTTGCCCGGGGTGAGGCTGCCCAAAGTGTCCTCCCAGTGGCAGGCTCGGGCGCTGGCCACCGTGTAGGCGTGCAGGGCCTGGTCGACGGTGATGCCCTCGTCCGGGCCGATCGCCCGCCCCGACGCGGACGCGCGCTCGACCATGAACTGGACGGCCCGCAGCGGGGCGCCGTCCGTGACGGGGCGGTCGGAGCTGCCGACCAGCGGGATGCCGTGGTCGAGGAACGCGCGGCCGCGGTAGAGCCAGGGCGCCCGCTCCTCGCCCATGATGTCCGCGTAGTCGTCGCCGAAGCTGTGCAGGAAGGTGGGCTGGACGACCGCGCTGACGCCGAGCCGCGCGAACCGCGGCAGCTGGTCCGGGCGGATCAGGCCCGCGTGTTCGACGCGGTGCCGGGCGGTGGGCCGCGGCCGCAGGCGCTGGGCCCGTTCCAGGGCGTCCAGGGCGAGGTCGGCCGCGCGGTCGCCGATGGCGTGGACGGCGAGCTGCCAGCCCGCCAGATGCCCGTCGACGATCAGATCGGTCAGTGCGTCCGGGTCGTCCTGCAACTGGCCCGCGTGGCCGAGTCCTTCGTACGGCCTGCTGAGCGCGGCGGTCCGCGCCATCATGCCGCCGTCGGTGTACACCTTCAGCGCGCCCACGGAGAGCCAGTCGTCGCCGAAGCCGGTGCGCAGGCCCAGGTCGAGGGCCCTGGGAAAGCCGTCGTCCTGGTGCGCGGCGACCGGTCGGAGCCGTTCCGCGGCCACCATGAGCTGCACGCGCAGCGGCAGCAGCCCCTCCTCGCGGGCGAGTTGGTAAGCGCCGAGCTCGACCGGGCTGTGACCGAAGAGGGTGCCGCCGATGCCCGCCTCGGCGCAGGCGGTGACGCCTTCGGCCAGACAGGTCCTGGCGGCCCGCCCGATCGCCTCGGCCAGTTCGCGCTGGGAGTACGGCAGGCGCAGCGCGCGGGCCGCGCCCATCGCGCCCTCGGCGAGGAAGCCGTTCTCGTGCGGGGTGCCCGGCGGGAGCAGGTCGAGGACGGCGGAGTTGACGACACAGCCGTGTCCGGATTCGTGCAGGACGTAGACCTTGTGGCCGTGGCTGACCGTGTCCAGTTCGGCGGCGGTCAGATGGCGGCCAAGGGCCCGCTGGTCGTATCCGGCGATGCTCAGCCAGGAGCCGGGCGAGCGTTCACGGGCCGCGGCCGCCGCCACGACGGCGAGCACGTCGTCGATCCTGGTGCGGCCCGCGATGCTCAAGGTGTCCTGCTTGAGCCCGGTCCAGGCCAGGTGCACGTGGGCGTCGACGAAGCCGGGCAGCACGGTGGCCCCCTGCAGGTCGATCACCTCACGTGCGGGCCGGGACGTCACGGCGGCGTCCAGGCCCGCGATCCGGCCCCGCCAGATGCCCAGGTCGTGGGCGACGGGGTGGTCCGGATCCATGGTGAGGAAGCGCGCGTTCGTCAGCCTCTTGCAGAGCATCACGGGTGCCTCTCCACTCGTCGCAGAGGTGCGGTCAGCCCTCCACCGACGTGACGAGGGAACGCGGCCGCAGGTCCGTCCAGTTGGTCTCGATGTACTCCAGGCAGGCGTCCCGCGAGTCCTCGCCGAAAGCGGTCGTCCACCCGCCGGGCACCTCGGCGAAGGACGGCCAGAGCGAGTGCTGCCCCTCGTCGTTCACCAGGACCAGGAAGCGGCCGTCGGGGTCGTCGAAGGGGTTGGTGCTCATGTGTCAGTGCCTCCGTCAGGATGATTAGGTTAGGCTCCCCTAAATTAATGCGAGCTTAGCCTTACTTCCTTCCCTCTCACAAGGAGACGTTGATGCGCCCCGCGGCCGACACCGGGAACGCCTTCGCCGAGTACGAACTGTCCGGCGAACCCGGCACCGAAGCCTTCTGGTCGGCTGCCCGGAGCCCGGTCGCCGTACCTGCCGACGACGGCGGTTGGCGGACCCTGTTCCTCTGGCGCGGGCACGGGCCGTCCCCCCGTATCGCCTTCGAGAGCTGGTCGGACCCCGTGCCGCTGACCCGGTGGGCCGACACGGACTGCTGGTACGCCGAAGTGCGCATGCCCGCGCGGCTGCGTGTCACCTACCAGATCCTCGTGGGAGAGGACG
The window above is part of the Streptomyces venezuelae genome. Proteins encoded here:
- the helR gene encoding RNA polymerase recycling motor ATPase HelR, translated to MAYPVPRTSETPLTSSAFNLPANLSPKADPALIAGDERHFAAIAECLDQTVAELSDRLETLRKAPGGIGREAMDRDSEIHRVSSRLRALRRFGLDLCLGRVVVSDDTDTVTGTDGEPLYIGRLGLTDSEGRRLLVDWRSPAAEPFFAATHANPMGLASRRRYRWTGGRISDYWDEVFTADGLEHHAALDDQSAFIASLGGNRSARMRDVLGTIQSDQDAIIRAGSRGALVVDGGPGTGKTVVALHRSAYLLYSDPRLGHDRRGGGVLFVGPHEPYLGYVADVLPSLGEEGVQTCTLRDLVAEGAAAGPESDPDVARLKSTADMVKAIEKAVRFYEEPPTDAYTASTPWADVRVSADDWAEAFRAPGPGTPHNEARELIWEELATILMDKLGLGEDMDENEAGVSSELFLRSLRQDRELVTTLNRAWPLIEAADLVSDLWTVPAYLRMCAPWLDRDEIATLQRKEAPQAWTVSDLPLLDAARQRLGDPEAARRKRRHDAAVAAERERMSGVIDEILSAADFSSAGDESEGAVRMLRGKDLQDTLIDESALPTEDPDRLAGPFVHVVVDEAQELTDAEWQMLLLRCPSRSFTIVGDRAQARHGFTESWVERLERAGIDRVTMAALSINYRTPEEVMTEAEPVIRAEIPDANVPTSIRGSGIPVTHGSVAELDSVLGTWLDEHADGVACVIGDRVFHEKFQERCEAPSRVRSLTPELSKGLEFDLVVLVDPETFGEGVEGAVDRYVAMTRATQRLVILTSR
- the argJ gene encoding bifunctional glutamate N-acetyltransferase/amino-acid acetyltransferase ArgJ; amino-acid sequence: MSVTAARGFTASGVSAGIKDSGAPDLALVVNRGPSYAAAAVFTSNRVQAAPVRWSRRVIGDGALAAVVLNSGGANACTGPAGEDDARAMAERTARALRVEAEQVAVCSTGLIGVPLPMDRVTAGIDAAAAELSEDGGEAAAIAIKTTDSVHKTAVASGSGPASGPRSGSGPGPGWTVGGMAKGAGMLAPGLATMLVVLTTDADVSAPTLDSALRQAVRTTFDRVDSDGCMSTNDTVLLLASGASGVRPDPAEFAEAVHGVCLDLALRLVADAEGASKEIKVRVVGAASEQDAVTVGRSIARNNLLKCALHGEDPNWGRVLSAIGTTSAVFDPDRLDVSINGVQVCRDGAAGEPRDKVDLSGRAVTVTVDLRSGDASATIWTNDLTAAYVHENSAYSS
- a CDS encoding isochorismatase family protein, which encodes MGLPAIGSYPMPDRTALPRSHVSWRIDPVRAALLIHDMQNHFVGVFPTGRSPVVELVDNIATLRELASTLDMPVIFSAEPAGQAPGQRGLVADMWGPGIGDEPGAAAIVSPLTPRPGEHLLSNVRHNAFLRSHLGRLLRSKGRDQLIVCGVYAHLGVLLTAADAFMNDIQPFVVADAVADLSAEEHTLALRWAARSGMVCTTDGLLRGLLLHREPKNA
- a CDS encoding amidohydrolase; the encoded protein is MLCKRLTNARFLTMDPDHPVAHDLGIWRGRIAGLDAAVTSRPAREVIDLQGATVLPGFVDAHVHLAWTGLKQDTLSIAGRTRIDDVLAVVAAAAARERSPGSWLSIAGYDQRALGRHLTAAELDTVSHGHKVYVLHESGHGCVVNSAVLDLLPPGTPHENGFLAEGAMGAARALRLPYSQRELAEAIGRAARTCLAEGVTACAEAGIGGTLFGHSPVELGAYQLAREEGLLPLRVQLMVAAERLRPVAAHQDDGFPRALDLGLRTGFGDDWLSVGALKVYTDGGMMARTAALSRPYEGLGHAGQLQDDPDALTDLIVDGHLAGWQLAVHAIGDRAADLALDALERAQRLRPRPTARHRVEHAGLIRPDQLPRFARLGVSAVVQPTFLHSFGDDYADIMGEERAPWLYRGRAFLDHGIPLVGSSDRPVTDGAPLRAVQFMVERASASGRAIGPDEGITVDQALHAYTVASARACHWEDTLGSLTPGKYADLVVLGDDPRRVDTSRIGDIEVVATYVEGRETGS
- the argB gene encoding acetylglutamate kinase, which translates into the protein MQGSVVVVKFGGHAMVDADLQRAFARDVVELWQAGLRPVVVHGGGPQINAMLDRLGLETRFAAGLRVTTPETMEVVRMVLTGRVQRELVGHINAHGPFAVGMTGEDAHTMTAVRRAAWVDDRPVDIGLVGDIVKVNPGTVRALLEQGHIPVVSPVARGEDGQVYNVNADLAASALAVALDAERLVMLTDVEGLYADWPRSTEVIERLTADALDELLPGLASGMLPKMEGCLRAVRGGVRKAHVLDGRVRHAVLSGVLGETSPGTTVVPDEEAATPHEGAEHDECTV
- a CDS encoding GNAT family N-acetyltransferase yields the protein MITATPRPAPLRELPAHELTAGAPARVPVVRRARESDAAELVALSQPFVRSGALRERPASLYSDQAADFLVMAVPGGPLEGCVGLRVHPADPAEGRGPAGVLYNFCVAEHRQGRGVGAGLMRAVLAVARAESLGALFTATTGGAGLFLRYGFAPAAVRTAPRAWADSLDPRRNAQILARSL
- a CDS encoding MbtH family protein, which encodes MSTNPFDDPDGRFLVLVNDEGQHSLWPSFAEVPGGWTTAFGEDSRDACLEYIETNWTDLRPRSLVTSVEG
- the argC gene encoding N-acetyl-gamma-glutamyl-phosphate reductase, which encodes MTVRAAVAGASGYAGGEILRLLVSHPEVEIGAVTAHSSAGRRLGDVQPHLAAVADRVLVETSAESLRGHDVVFLALPHGQSAALAQQLEPGTLVVDCGADFRLREAEDWQRFYGSPHAGTWPYGLPELPGARDELKGTDRVAVPGCYPTAVTLALYPAFQAGLVEPEAVVVAASGTSGAGRVAKPHLVGSEVMGSMTPYGVGGGHRHTPELTQNLSRVAGERVTVSFTPTLAPMPRGILATCSARLRPERAADTNTGTSTGARTGAGTDPHTTPDDMSALEQAVRSAYENAYADEPFVRLLPPGTWPSTAAVLGSNTAQVQVTVDPVARRLVCVSAIDNLTKGTAGGAVQSMNIALGLPEGAGLPMNGVAP